A section of the Terriglobia bacterium genome encodes:
- a CDS encoding DUF2905 domain-containing protein: MSDVGKLLIGIGALLLVVGIVIVLLGRMNVPVGRLPGDIVYRGKHTTVYFPIVTSILLSIVLSLIFYFFSRMQR, from the coding sequence GTGAGCGATGTCGGAAAACTTCTGATCGGGATCGGGGCCCTGTTGCTCGTGGTCGGCATAGTCATCGTCCTGCTCGGGCGCATGAATGTGCCGGTTGGCCGATTGCCGGGGGACATTGTCTATCGCGGAAAGCATACGACCGTTTATTTCCCGATCGTCACCTCCATCCTGCTGAGCATCGTGCTGTCGCTGATCTTCTATTTCTTCAGCCGCATGCAGCGGTAG
- the moaC gene encoding cyclic pyranopterin monophosphate synthase MoaC has protein sequence MAKRKTKSQEPKARLSHYDRSGRARMVDVSEKRPSKRTAEASAFVCMSARVLKALPKNPKGDPLGVARFAGIAAAKRTAELIPMCHPLPLSHIDVRTKLCENGVAIASRVTTTAVTGVEMEALVAASVAALTVYDMCKALDKGIEIREVVLQRKSGGKSGEYRRKTKK, from the coding sequence ATGGCCAAGCGAAAAACAAAAAGCCAAGAGCCAAAGGCGAGGCTCTCCCACTACGACCGGTCCGGCCGAGCCCGCATGGTGGACGTCTCGGAGAAACGCCCCAGCAAGCGCACGGCAGAGGCGAGCGCCTTCGTTTGCATGTCTGCCAGGGTGCTGAAAGCGCTGCCGAAGAATCCCAAGGGCGACCCCCTGGGGGTGGCCAGATTCGCGGGTATAGCAGCGGCCAAACGCACAGCGGAACTGATACCCATGTGCCATCCGCTGCCGCTCTCGCACATTGATGTGCGTACAAAATTGTGTGAGAATGGCGTCGCCATTGCCTCCCGAGTAACGACCACCGCGGTCACGGGGGTAGAGATGGAAGCTCTGGTGGCGGCCAGCGTCGCCGCCCTCACCGTCTACGATATGTGCAAGGCACTGGATAAGGGCATCGAGATCCGCGAGGTCGTTCTGCAGAGGAAGTCCGGCGGCAAATCGGGCGAGTATCGCCGCAAGACCAAGAAGTAA
- a CDS encoding response regulator: MPSNVRVLLVDDNPMVLEMLRQSLAPLATVSTTTDGADALLKSIDESPDLVISDYTMEGMSGRQLLEKLRSRPQTAKIPFIMVASKSDITDKLKVIQDAVEDFLEKPFFIRETVARIKKVIDKIALEKMAREAPTASDGMLRGSLAQMNVMDLLQSLEMGHKNCELILTNNGDRCDMYFSDGQISHAVYGNLVGDEAVYKVLTWNGGNFQIDFNGSSNQTTTTRSTQGLLMEGLRLIDEANRDSEGDVLEA; the protein is encoded by the coding sequence ATGCCAAGCAACGTACGCGTCCTGCTGGTCGACGACAATCCGATGGTGCTGGAGATGCTGCGCCAGTCGCTGGCGCCGCTGGCCACCGTCAGTACGACCACCGACGGAGCGGATGCCCTGCTCAAATCCATCGATGAATCGCCGGACCTGGTGATCAGCGACTACACGATGGAAGGCATGAGCGGGCGGCAGTTGCTGGAGAAGTTGCGCAGCCGGCCTCAGACGGCCAAGATCCCTTTCATCATGGTGGCCAGCAAGTCCGACATCACCGACAAGCTGAAGGTGATTCAGGATGCTGTGGAGGATTTCCTGGAGAAGCCGTTCTTCATCCGCGAGACGGTGGCGCGGATCAAGAAGGTGATCGACAAGATCGCGCTGGAGAAGATGGCGCGCGAAGCGCCCACCGCCAGCGACGGCATGCTGCGCGGCAGCCTGGCGCAGATGAACGTCATGGACCTGCTGCAGTCGCTGGAGATGGGCCACAAGAACTGCGAGCTCATCCTGACCAACAACGGCGATCGCTGCGACATGTATTTCTCCGACGGCCAGATCAGCCACGCCGTGTACGGAAACCTGGTCGGGGACGAAGCGGTGTACAAGGTCCTGACCTGGAACGGCGGCAACTTCCAGATCGATTTCAACGGATCATCGAACCAGACCACGACCACGCGCTCCACCCAGGGGCTGCTGATGGAAGGCCTCCGCCTGATCGACGAAGCCAACCGCGACAGCGAAGGCGACGTGCTGGAAGCGTAG
- a CDS encoding MogA/MoaB family molybdenum cofactor biosynthesis protein → MTAAVITVSDSCHRGTRADRSGPAVAAALRVKGFEVLATEIVPDSQVKISAAIKRLAKRAQLVVTTGGTGVTERDVTPEATRAVCDRLVDGVAERMRAEGMKKTPLAALGRGLCGTISHSLVLNLPGSPAGATESLAAVIDLLPHALELLRGKTAHAEPSR, encoded by the coding sequence ATGACAGCGGCTGTCATCACCGTGAGCGATTCGTGTCACCGTGGCACGCGCGCGGACAGGTCCGGGCCTGCGGTCGCCGCTGCGCTCAGGGTCAAGGGCTTCGAGGTGCTGGCGACGGAGATCGTGCCCGACAGCCAGGTGAAGATCTCGGCGGCGATCAAGCGGCTGGCCAAGCGGGCGCAACTGGTGGTGACCACGGGCGGGACCGGCGTCACCGAGCGCGACGTCACGCCGGAGGCGACGCGCGCGGTCTGCGACCGGCTGGTGGACGGCGTAGCCGAGCGCATGCGCGCCGAAGGGATGAAGAAGACGCCTCTGGCGGCGCTGGGCCGCGGTCTCTGCGGAACGATCAGCCACAGCCTGGTGCTGAACCTGCCGGGCAGCCCGGCGGGCGCGACTGAGTCGCTGGCGGCGGTCATCGATCTGCTGCCGCACGCGCTGGAACTGCTGCGGGGCAAGACAGCGCACGCCGAACCCTCGCGCTGA
- a CDS encoding VTT domain-containing protein: MDWVKHLFSRYTAWIWAVLKPLGAWGVFGIAFVDAAFLGIPMDPVVAGYVYADRAHFWLYILMASAGSALGSLPLYLIGYKGGELVLAKRISKQRMQKMRDRFEKQEFFALMIPSMLPPPTPFKLFVLSAGVFEMHVTAFLGAIFLGRTLRFGILSALVLTFGPHVVNVVGRMVRDHLPVTIAVTVAAIILIYLLYRLLRAPVAELEHELERAEE; encoded by the coding sequence ATGGACTGGGTAAAGCATCTTTTCTCGCGCTACACAGCCTGGATCTGGGCGGTATTGAAGCCGCTGGGCGCCTGGGGCGTGTTCGGAATCGCCTTCGTGGACGCAGCATTTCTGGGCATCCCTATGGATCCCGTGGTGGCGGGATACGTGTACGCGGACCGCGCGCACTTCTGGCTGTACATCCTGATGGCTTCAGCGGGTTCGGCCCTGGGCAGCCTGCCGCTGTATCTGATCGGCTACAAGGGCGGCGAACTAGTGCTGGCCAAGCGCATCAGCAAGCAGCGCATGCAGAAGATGCGCGACCGCTTCGAGAAGCAGGAATTCTTCGCGCTCATGATCCCCTCGATGCTGCCGCCGCCCACGCCGTTCAAGCTCTTCGTGCTCTCCGCCGGGGTGTTCGAGATGCACGTCACTGCGTTCCTGGGCGCGATCTTCCTCGGGCGCACGCTGCGGTTCGGCATCCTGTCGGCGCTTGTGCTCACGTTCGGTCCGCACGTGGTCAACGTCGTCGGCCGGATGGTCCGCGACCACCTTCCCGTCACCATTGCGGTGACGGTGGCGGCGATCATCCTCATCTACCTGCTGTATCGATTGTTGCGCGCGCCCGTGGCCGAACTCGAGCACGAACTCGAACGCGCGGAGGAGTAG
- the ligA gene encoding NAD-dependent DNA ligase LigA, which produces MPTPREAQRKTDKLRDKIRHHEHRYYVLDDPEISDAEFDRLIGELKRLEAEHPELVTPDSPTQRVGGKPREGFVKVEHSRPMLSLDNAYNEDELRAWDRRVLELSGRREVQYVCELKLDGLSMALRYEEDKQERGRANFVLGLTRGDGSVGEDVTANLKTIRSIPLSIPPAALKKAGLPAALEVRGEVIMPLAAFRRMNEDRERQNLSKFANPRNAAAGAVRVLDPNITAQRRLDFYSYFLLVNGKTHFSEHSRALEALHAAGFKVNRAWRLAKSIDDVWRLIGELEGKREDLGYEIDGVVVKVNDTRLWEELGYTGKAPRWAIAYKYAARGGVTQIEDIIVQVGRTGKLTPVACLAPVPIGGTTVSRATLHNMDEIERLGVRIGDWVTVERGGDVIPKVVGVVEDKQHPRGHKQFNMPERCPECGGHVVRAEGEADHRCVNANCPAKLRESILHFASRSVMNIEGMGEALVNQLCDRKLVKSVADIYWLTKEKLLGLERMGEKSAQNVLDEIEASKKLPLERVIYGLGIRFVGERTAEFLSQHFGSIDALMKASVEELQQVNEVGPRIAESIRDFFDEPKNVQLLKRLEEAGLQFKGKKKERGTQLAGQTFVLTGTLANYSRDDAKKMIEDAGGRVSGSVSKKTDFVVAGTDPGSKLDKARELGVKVIGEQELLELVGKG; this is translated from the coding sequence ATGCCCACGCCCAGGGAAGCGCAGAGGAAGACCGACAAGCTGCGCGACAAGATCCGCCACCACGAGCACCGCTACTACGTGCTCGATGATCCCGAGATCTCCGATGCCGAGTTCGACCGCCTTATAGGCGAGCTCAAGCGGCTCGAGGCCGAGCACCCTGAACTGGTCACGCCCGATTCTCCTACCCAGCGTGTCGGCGGCAAGCCGCGCGAGGGTTTTGTCAAGGTCGAGCACTCCCGCCCCATGCTCTCCCTGGACAATGCCTACAACGAGGACGAGCTGCGCGCCTGGGACCGCCGCGTCCTCGAACTGAGCGGGCGCCGGGAGGTTCAGTACGTGTGCGAGCTGAAACTGGACGGCCTCTCCATGGCGCTGCGCTACGAGGAGGACAAGCAAGAGCGTGGCCGGGCGAATTTCGTGCTCGGCCTTACGCGCGGCGACGGTTCCGTGGGCGAGGACGTGACGGCAAACCTGAAGACCATACGTTCTATCCCGCTTTCCATCCCCCCGGCCGCATTGAAGAAAGCTGGGCTACCGGCGGCACTCGAAGTGCGCGGAGAAGTCATCATGCCCCTCGCCGCTTTCCGCCGCATGAACGAAGACCGCGAGCGGCAGAACCTGTCGAAGTTCGCCAATCCGCGCAACGCCGCCGCTGGCGCCGTCCGCGTGCTCGATCCGAACATCACCGCCCAGCGTCGGCTCGATTTCTACTCCTATTTCCTGCTGGTGAACGGAAAGACGCATTTCTCCGAGCACTCACGAGCTCTTGAAGCGCTGCATGCTGCCGGGTTCAAGGTCAATCGCGCCTGGCGCCTGGCCAAGAGCATCGACGATGTGTGGAGGCTCATCGGCGAGTTGGAAGGCAAACGGGAGGATCTCGGGTACGAGATCGACGGTGTGGTGGTAAAGGTCAACGACACGCGTCTGTGGGAGGAGCTCGGCTACACCGGCAAGGCGCCGCGGTGGGCCATCGCCTACAAGTACGCCGCCCGCGGCGGCGTTACCCAGATCGAGGACATCATCGTGCAAGTGGGGCGCACCGGAAAGCTGACGCCGGTCGCGTGCCTGGCGCCTGTTCCCATCGGCGGCACCACCGTCAGCCGGGCCACGCTGCACAACATGGACGAGATCGAGCGCCTGGGCGTACGGATCGGCGATTGGGTGACGGTCGAGCGGGGCGGCGACGTGATCCCCAAGGTCGTCGGCGTGGTCGAAGACAAGCAGCACCCGCGCGGCCACAAACAATTCAACATGCCGGAGCGCTGCCCCGAATGCGGCGGACACGTCGTGCGCGCGGAAGGCGAAGCCGATCACCGTTGCGTCAACGCCAACTGCCCCGCCAAGCTGCGCGAAAGTATCCTGCACTTCGCCTCGCGCTCCGTGATGAACATCGAAGGCATGGGCGAAGCGCTGGTCAACCAGCTCTGTGACCGAAAGCTGGTGAAAAGCGTCGCCGATATCTACTGGCTGACGAAAGAGAAGCTGCTTGGACTTGAGCGCATGGGAGAGAAATCGGCGCAGAACGTGCTCGACGAGATCGAGGCCTCCAAGAAGCTGCCGCTGGAGCGCGTGATCTACGGCCTCGGCATCCGCTTCGTCGGCGAGCGCACGGCGGAGTTCCTCTCCCAGCACTTCGGCTCCATCGACGCCCTCATGAAGGCGAGCGTCGAGGAACTCCAGCAGGTGAACGAGGTCGGCCCGCGTATCGCGGAGAGCATCCGCGACTTCTTCGACGAGCCCAAGAACGTACAGCTCTTGAAGCGCCTGGAAGAAGCGGGTCTGCAGTTCAAGGGCAAGAAGAAGGAGCGCGGGACTCAGCTTGCCGGCCAGACCTTCGTCCTCACCGGCACGCTCGCCAACTACTCGCGCGACGACGCCAAGAAGATGATCGAGGATGCGGGCGGCCGTGTTTCCGGCTCGGTCAGCAAGAAGACCGACTTCGTCGTCGCTGGGACGGATCCCGGTTCCAAGCTCGATAAGGCGCGCGAGCTCGGCGTCAAAGTGATTGGCGAGCAGGAATTGCTCGAGCTGGTAGGGAAAGGTTAG
- a CDS encoding DUF1579 domain-containing protein, translating into MKRLFFAVLIVALASLWVSAQEKKADKKGEMKHDHAAMEKKGGMPMAAKPAPEMTKLIKMFSGTWTSTEKFEPGPMMPKGGTSKGTATFKAGPGGNSLIEEYSSPHGAMGAFHGHGVTWWDAKAGAYKGTWCDSMAPDCMVGGMKWDGDNIVAIPQEMDMGGQKMVMTSKYSDIKPDSITFTMGMGPTAAQAKTTMTIVYTKQGGMAAAPAAKKADEKPAATTQK; encoded by the coding sequence ATGAAGCGACTGTTTTTCGCAGTTTTGATCGTAGCGCTCGCGTCCTTGTGGGTCTCCGCGCAGGAAAAGAAGGCCGACAAGAAGGGCGAGATGAAGCACGACCACGCCGCCATGGAAAAGAAAGGCGGTATGCCGATGGCAGCAAAGCCCGCGCCGGAGATGACCAAGCTCATCAAAATGTTCTCCGGCACTTGGACCTCTACGGAAAAATTTGAGCCCGGGCCGATGATGCCGAAAGGCGGCACAAGCAAGGGTACGGCGACGTTCAAGGCGGGCCCGGGCGGAAATTCGCTGATCGAGGAGTACAGCTCTCCTCACGGCGCCATGGGCGCGTTCCACGGCCACGGCGTCACCTGGTGGGACGCCAAAGCCGGCGCGTACAAGGGCACCTGGTGCGATTCGATGGCCCCCGACTGCATGGTCGGCGGCATGAAGTGGGACGGCGACAACATCGTCGCCATCCCGCAGGAGATGGACATGGGCGGGCAGAAAATGGTGATGACCAGCAAGTACAGCGACATCAAGCCGGATTCGATCACCTTCACCATGGGAATGGGCCCGACCGCGGCGCAGGCGAAGACGACCATGACCATCGTGTACACCAAACAGGGCGGCATGGCAGCGGCTCCGGCGGCAAAGAAGGCGGACGAAAAACCCGCCGCCACCACGCAGAAATAA
- a CDS encoding metal-dependent hydrolase, with amino-acid sequence MEPITHFLAGACLSRAGLNRKTALATTTLVLGAEASDIDIVWLAKGPVFYFGHHRGITHTFAGAPFVAALTLSFVYVLWRLARRFAKPDPIGCAGCPPGTQPQKLQPRWGVLYLYALLSALVHILLDFTNSYGVRPFMPFSYKWYSWDIVSIFEPLMWVALLTGLILPGLFRLVNEEIGARSRGPKGRGGAIFALVAIVVLWGVRDYEHRRAVAVMESVVYQGEEPKRVSAYPYAFNPFIWHGVAETTDFFEMFVVDSLKPDIDPQGRARIRYKPEETPASLAAKTTYLGRVYLDWAQYPMTEAEQLHDGSHEIRFYDLRYDYPERGRALRSAVILDKDLHEIEERFGSRVQKVK; translated from the coding sequence TTGGAACCGATCACGCACTTCTTGGCCGGCGCTTGCCTGAGTCGCGCTGGACTGAACCGCAAGACCGCGCTGGCCACCACGACCCTGGTGCTCGGGGCCGAGGCATCCGATATTGACATCGTGTGGCTGGCCAAGGGGCCGGTGTTCTACTTCGGCCACCACCGGGGGATCACGCACACCTTCGCTGGCGCGCCGTTCGTCGCTGCCCTGACCCTGAGCTTCGTCTACGTGCTGTGGAGGCTGGCGCGGCGCTTCGCAAAACCGGACCCGATAGGCTGCGCTGGATGTCCACCGGGCACGCAGCCACAAAAGCTCCAGCCGCGATGGGGAGTGCTTTACCTGTACGCGCTACTGAGCGCGCTGGTGCACATCCTGCTCGACTTCACCAACAGCTACGGCGTGCGCCCCTTCATGCCGTTCAGCTACAAGTGGTACTCGTGGGACATCGTCAGCATCTTCGAGCCGCTGATGTGGGTGGCGCTTCTGACTGGTCTGATCCTGCCGGGACTGTTCCGGCTCGTGAACGAGGAGATCGGGGCGAGATCGCGCGGGCCGAAGGGGCGTGGCGGCGCCATCTTCGCGCTGGTGGCGATCGTAGTCCTCTGGGGCGTGCGCGATTACGAGCACCGGCGCGCGGTGGCGGTGATGGAATCGGTGGTGTACCAGGGCGAGGAACCGAAGCGCGTCTCCGCCTACCCGTACGCTTTCAATCCGTTCATCTGGCATGGCGTGGCGGAAACCACCGACTTCTTCGAGATGTTCGTGGTCGATTCGTTGAAACCGGACATCGATCCGCAGGGCCGGGCGCGGATCCGTTACAAGCCCGAGGAGACGCCGGCTTCATTGGCGGCGAAGACGACGTATCTGGGACGCGTGTACCTGGACTGGGCGCAATACCCCATGACAGAGGCCGAGCAACTGCACGATGGCAGCCACGAGATCCGGTTCTACGATCTGCGCTACGACTATCCGGAGCGGGGACGCGCACTGCGCTCCGCTGTCATCCTCGACAAGGACCTGCACGAGATAGAGGAGCGGTTTGGCAGCCGGGTGCAGAAGGTAAAGTGA